One segment of Trichlorobacter ammonificans DNA contains the following:
- a CDS encoding ANTAR domain-containing response regulator, whose translation MSVLICCPDRLSLHLLEQQVYQAGHRPICCIHADRVLETAREQLPDSILVVHDPPASDGIALAGQIRGNYTCPLVLAADHWDGELAKAATSAGYAAFLGMPATGTSLVPALLQAEAGHNELRYLKDRVAELEQRLAERKLVEKAKGMVMLQQQLSEEQAFRTLRSEAMRRRISLARLAEELLASKDTGRDR comes from the coding sequence ATGAGCGTACTGATCTGCTGCCCGGACCGCCTCTCCTTGCACCTGCTTGAACAGCAGGTGTATCAGGCCGGCCATCGGCCAATCTGCTGCATACACGCGGACAGAGTGCTGGAAACAGCCCGTGAGCAGCTTCCCGACAGCATTCTGGTCGTTCACGATCCGCCTGCTTCAGACGGCATAGCCCTGGCCGGACAGATACGGGGGAACTATACCTGCCCGCTTGTCCTGGCAGCCGATCATTGGGACGGGGAGCTGGCAAAAGCGGCAACTTCTGCAGGATATGCCGCTTTTCTCGGCATGCCGGCAACCGGGACCTCGCTTGTGCCGGCCCTGCTGCAAGCCGAAGCAGGGCACAACGAGCTGCGGTACCTGAAAGACCGGGTGGCAGAACTGGAGCAGCGTCTGGCGGAGCGAAAGCTGGTTGAAAAGGCAAAAGGCATGGTGATGCTCCAGCAGCAGCTCAGCGAAGAGCAGGCGTTCCGTACCCTGCGCAGCGAGGCCATGCGTCGCAGGATCAGCCTGGCGAGGCTGGCGGAAGAGCTGTTAGCGTCAAAGGACACGGGACGCGATCGATAG
- the draG gene encoding ADP-ribosyl-[dinitrogen reductase] hydrolase has translation MILQLDMRELTDRARAAFVGMAIGDALGATVEFMTAAEIAAQHGVFKEISGGGWLRLQPGQVTDDTEMALCIARAVNKAQGWSREAIAQEFAVWLKSRPVDCGDTCRKGIRSFMLHGTLEVPYNTWDGGNGAVMRMLPAALLSLPDTELMKKYALEQARITHHQHLSDAACICLGSLLHLILRGFSKARLRREVDGLVARFPSFAFEPYRGLAGAYVADTMQTVFHHFFRGRSFEECLVGTVNQGGDADTTGAITGMLAGAYYGMEAIPRRWLKKMDKKLLTELEQHAERLVLASPAGRAGAGNVQV, from the coding sequence ATGATCCTCCAGCTCGATATGCGCGAACTTACTGACCGAGCCAGGGCTGCCTTTGTCGGTATGGCAATCGGGGATGCCCTGGGGGCCACGGTTGAATTCATGACGGCAGCGGAGATTGCCGCCCAACACGGTGTTTTCAAGGAGATTTCAGGTGGCGGCTGGTTGCGGCTGCAGCCGGGGCAGGTGACTGACGACACCGAAATGGCGCTCTGTATCGCCAGGGCAGTCAACAAGGCCCAGGGCTGGTCCCGCGAGGCCATTGCCCAGGAATTTGCCGTCTGGCTGAAGTCCCGGCCGGTGGATTGCGGCGATACCTGCCGCAAGGGAATCCGCTCCTTCATGTTGCACGGTACCCTTGAAGTCCCCTACAACACGTGGGACGGCGGCAACGGCGCCGTCATGCGGATGCTGCCCGCAGCCCTGCTGTCGTTACCCGATACGGAGCTGATGAAGAAATATGCCCTTGAACAGGCCCGGATCACCCATCATCAGCACCTCTCCGACGCCGCCTGCATCTGCCTCGGCAGCCTGCTGCACCTGATCCTGCGGGGATTTTCAAAGGCTCGGCTTCGCCGGGAGGTCGACGGACTGGTGGCCCGCTTCCCCTCATTCGCCTTTGAGCCGTATCGTGGATTGGCCGGAGCCTATGTGGCGGATACGATGCAGACCGTGTTCCACCACTTTTTCAGGGGCAGGAGTTTTGAGGAGTGTCTGGTGGGTACGGTGAATCAGGGCGGGGATGCCGACACCACCGGAGCGATTACGGGGATGCTGGCCGGCGCCTATTACGGCATGGAGGCGATCCCCCGGCGCTGGCTTAAAAAGATGGACAAAAAACTGCTGACGGAGCTGGAGCAGCATGCGGAGCGCCTGGTGCTGGCCAGTCCGGCAGGGAGAGCAGGGGCCGGGAATGTGCAGGTGTGA
- a CDS encoding radical SAM protein — MATICEQMKKVHGHPCFGGGTHTTGRMHLAVAPACNIKCGYCTRKHDCANESRPGVTSRLLTPQQALAKVREVMASPVLGPTMKVAGIAGPGDPLANQQTFETFRLIGEAFPELMKCMSTNGLLLPESLDRLLQAGLHSLTVTINAVEAATAAKIYRHICYHGRRYSGREAAEILLARQYEGVQRACALGLVVKVNTVLIPGINDREIPQIAERIKDMGALVMNVMPLIPQAELAGIAAPTPEYLDRVRNDNERIIGQMRHCRQCRADAIGLL; from the coding sequence ATGGCAACCATATGCGAGCAGATGAAGAAGGTTCATGGCCATCCCTGTTTTGGAGGCGGCACACATACAACCGGCCGGATGCATCTGGCAGTGGCCCCGGCCTGCAACATCAAGTGCGGTTACTGCACCCGCAAGCACGACTGCGCCAATGAATCACGCCCCGGCGTCACCAGTCGGCTCCTGACGCCGCAACAGGCGCTTGCAAAAGTGCGGGAGGTCATGGCTTCGCCGGTCCTCGGCCCCACCATGAAGGTGGCCGGCATTGCCGGCCCCGGCGATCCGCTGGCCAATCAGCAGACCTTCGAGACCTTCCGGCTGATCGGCGAAGCGTTTCCGGAACTGATGAAATGCATGAGCACCAACGGCCTGCTGCTGCCGGAGTCACTGGACCGGCTGCTGCAGGCCGGTCTGCACAGCCTGACCGTCACCATCAATGCCGTGGAGGCAGCCACGGCGGCAAAGATCTACCGCCATATCTGCTACCACGGCCGCCGCTACAGCGGCAGGGAGGCGGCGGAGATCCTGCTGGCACGCCAGTACGAAGGGGTGCAGCGGGCCTGTGCACTGGGCCTGGTGGTCAAGGTCAACACCGTGCTGATACCGGGCATCAACGACCGGGAGATCCCGCAGATTGCCGAACGGATCAAAGACATGGGGGCCTTGGTGATGAACGTCATGCCGTTGATCCCCCAGGCGGAACTTGCCGGCATTGCCGCCCCGACCCCTGAATACCTGGACCGGGTACGCAACGACAACGAACGGATCATCGGCCAGATGCGCCATTGCAGGCAGTGCCGGGCCGATGCGATCGGCCTGCTGTAG
- a CDS encoding GNAT family N-acetyltransferase: MRIARFTPDDIHPFLALAKDEGWISHRRELAFLLERSPNGCLVCHEDNQALGFVTAVRHERSGWIGNLLVRPGSRGRGIGSALFRQAMEVLALEGAVTVWLTASAAGRPLYERNGFRCCDTIRRWERDGAGRPKHPATTPLLPDWRAIDYLGWGDARDALLGYAAAGGSALGAEQGFLMLQPLGGCSQIGPFGALVGSTAEALLDQVVAASEERLLLDVPAANRAAPRMLTARRFTVMGEADLMYAGKPPAYHPECIYGLASMGSIG, encoded by the coding sequence ATGCGGATAGCCCGTTTCACCCCTGATGATATCCACCCCTTTCTTGCCCTGGCAAAGGACGAAGGCTGGATAAGCCACCGCCGGGAACTGGCCTTTCTGTTGGAACGATCCCCCAACGGCTGCCTGGTCTGCCATGAGGACAACCAGGCCCTGGGGTTCGTGACCGCCGTCCGTCATGAGCGTTCCGGCTGGATCGGCAACCTGCTGGTACGGCCCGGCTCACGGGGACGGGGCATCGGCAGCGCCCTGTTCCGGCAGGCTATGGAGGTACTTGCGCTGGAGGGTGCGGTAACCGTCTGGCTGACGGCATCAGCGGCAGGACGTCCACTGTACGAACGCAACGGGTTCCGCTGCTGCGACACCATCCGGCGCTGGGAGCGCGACGGGGCAGGCAGGCCGAAACATCCGGCAACCACACCGCTCCTGCCGGACTGGCGGGCCATCGACTACCTGGGCTGGGGCGATGCGCGGGACGCTCTGCTCGGCTATGCGGCTGCCGGCGGCAGCGCGCTGGGTGCGGAGCAGGGATTTCTGATGCTGCAGCCCCTCGGCGGCTGCAGCCAGATCGGCCCCTTCGGTGCCCTGGTCGGCAGCACGGCCGAAGCGTTGCTGGACCAGGTTGTTGCCGCATCGGAGGAACGACTGCTGCTGGACGTTCCGGCCGCCAACCGTGCGGCCCCCCGGATGCTTACCGCCAGACGGTTCACCGTCATGGGCGAGGCGGACCTGATGTACGCGGGTAAGCCGCCCGCCTACCATCCGGAATGCATTTACGGTCTGGCCAGCATGGGAAGCATCGGATAA
- the nifV gene encoding homocitrate synthase gives MISATDIIIDDTTLRDGEQTAGVVFSRSEKLAIARMLDSIGVQEIECGIPAMGRDEQDSIRALVELGLAARLITWNRALVPEIRASLDCGVTAVDISLSVSDQMIERKLKKDRCAVTEQLKAALGFAKDHHLYVSVGGEDAGRADLSFLVELLEITRALGGDRFRFCDTLGMLDPFTMFERVAFLRAAVPEVAIEVHTHNDLGMATANAIAGIRAGARFVNTTVNGLGERAGNAALEEVVMGLKHACAIDTGINTHRFRELSLMVAKASRRHLPAWKPVVGKRVFAHESGLHADGVLKDPYNYEGFDPAEVGLSRQIVVGKHSGCSGMIERYRKLGIVLSRPDADLLLPVIRHEALRRKRDLKDRELMEIYLAGAALLQAA, from the coding sequence GTGATCAGCGCCACCGACATCATCATCGACGACACCACCCTGCGGGATGGCGAACAGACTGCCGGGGTGGTCTTCTCCCGGTCTGAAAAACTGGCCATCGCCCGGATGCTGGACAGCATCGGCGTGCAGGAGATCGAGTGCGGCATCCCGGCCATGGGCCGGGATGAGCAGGACAGCATCCGTGCCCTGGTGGAGCTGGGCCTTGCCGCCCGTCTGATCACCTGGAACCGGGCACTGGTCCCGGAGATACGGGCCAGCCTCGACTGCGGCGTCACTGCCGTGGATATATCCCTTTCCGTTTCCGACCAGATGATCGAGCGCAAGCTGAAAAAGGACCGCTGCGCCGTGACGGAGCAACTGAAGGCCGCGCTGGGCTTTGCCAAGGATCACCATCTGTATGTCTCCGTGGGTGGCGAGGATGCGGGACGGGCCGACCTTTCCTTTCTGGTGGAACTACTGGAGATCACCCGCGCACTGGGGGGCGACCGCTTCCGCTTCTGCGACACCCTGGGCATGCTGGACCCGTTCACCATGTTCGAGAGGGTGGCGTTCCTGCGGGCTGCGGTGCCGGAGGTAGCGATAGAAGTACATACCCACAACGACCTGGGCATGGCCACCGCCAACGCCATTGCCGGCATCCGGGCCGGTGCCCGTTTTGTGAACACCACGGTCAACGGCCTGGGTGAACGGGCCGGTAACGCCGCCCTGGAAGAGGTGGTGATGGGCCTGAAACATGCCTGCGCTATTGACACCGGCATCAACACCCACCGCTTCCGGGAGCTGTCGCTGATGGTGGCTAAGGCGTCACGGCGCCACCTGCCCGCCTGGAAACCGGTGGTGGGCAAGCGGGTCTTTGCCCACGAATCCGGCCTGCATGCCGACGGCGTGCTGAAAGACCCGTACAATTACGAGGGATTTGATCCGGCAGAGGTGGGGTTATCCCGCCAGATCGTGGTGGGTAAACATTCCGGCTGCAGCGGTATGATCGAACGCTATCGCAAGCTGGGTATCGTGCTTTCCCGGCCGGATGCCGACCTGCTGCTGCCGGTGATCCGTCACGAAGCCCTGCGCCGCAAGCGTGATCTGAAAGATCGGGAGCTGATGGAGATTTACCTGGCTGGAGCGGCGCTGTTGCAGGCGGCTTAG